Proteins from a single region of Streptomyces vinaceus:
- the katG gene encoding catalase/peroxidase HPI — MSGSESENPAIPSPTPAPNRPRTNRDWWPNQLDLQVLHQHSPLANPMGEDFDYAKEFATLDVEALKRDVFELMTASQDWWPADYGHYGPLFIRMSWHAAGTYRIADGRGGGGAGAQRFAPLNSWPDNASLDKARRLLWPVKQKYGSKISWADLLIFTGNCAIESMGLKTFGFGFGRQDIWEPEEIFWGSEDTWLGDERYSGDRNLANPLGAVQMGLIYVNPEGPNGNPDPVAAARDIRDTFARMAMNDEETLALIIGGHTFGKCHGAVDPSYIGPEPEAAPIEQQGLGWKNAYGSGSGVHALTSGLEGAWTTKPTTWDNGYLDNLFGYEWELTTSPAGAKQWTPTDPAARDTVPDAHDPSKRHAPMMLTTDLALKMDPVYAPIAKSFHENPDKLATAFAKAWYKLLHRDMGPLSRYLGPWVAEPQLWQDPVPAVDHPLVSDADVASLKERILASGLSVPQLVTTAWAAAASFRGTDKRGGANGARIRLAPQRDWESNALPEVTGTVEALDRIRQEFNESAAGGAKVSLADLIVLGGCAAVERAAKNAGRDITVPFSPGRTDASQEQTDADSFAVLEPRADAFRNYLQEGEKLAPETLMLDRANMLTLTAPEMTVLIGGMRALGTGFGGSRHGEFTDRPQTLTNDFFVNLLDMGTEWKASVSDENVFEGRDHSSGEVKWTATAVDLVFGSHSQLRALAEVYAAQDAQEKFVRDFVSAWDKVMNLDRFDLR; from the coding sequence GTGTCCGGAAGCGAAAGCGAGAACCCAGCAATCCCCTCCCCGACCCCCGCGCCGAATCGCCCCCGGACGAATCGGGACTGGTGGCCGAATCAGCTGGACCTCCAGGTCCTCCACCAGCACTCGCCCCTGGCGAATCCGATGGGTGAGGACTTCGACTACGCGAAGGAATTCGCGACCCTCGACGTGGAAGCCCTGAAGCGGGACGTCTTCGAGCTGATGACGGCCTCCCAGGACTGGTGGCCCGCCGACTACGGCCACTACGGGCCGCTCTTCATCCGGATGAGCTGGCACGCGGCGGGCACGTACCGCATCGCGGACGGCCGGGGTGGCGGCGGCGCCGGCGCCCAGCGCTTCGCCCCGCTCAACAGCTGGCCGGACAACGCGAGTCTGGACAAGGCGCGCCGTCTGCTCTGGCCGGTCAAGCAGAAGTACGGATCGAAGATCTCCTGGGCCGATCTGCTGATTTTCACGGGTAACTGCGCCATCGAATCCATGGGGCTCAAGACCTTCGGATTCGGTTTCGGCCGCCAGGACATCTGGGAACCGGAGGAGATCTTCTGGGGATCCGAGGACACCTGGCTCGGAGACGAGCGCTACAGCGGCGACCGGAACCTGGCCAATCCTCTGGGCGCCGTCCAGATGGGGCTCATCTACGTCAATCCGGAGGGCCCGAACGGAAATCCGGATCCGGTGGCGGCGGCCCGGGACATTCGCGACACGTTCGCGCGCATGGCGATGAACGACGAGGAGACGCTCGCACTCATCATCGGCGGCCACACCTTCGGGAAATGCCACGGCGCGGTCGATCCCTCCTACATCGGCCCGGAACCCGAGGCTGCCCCCATCGAGCAGCAGGGGCTCGGCTGGAAGAACGCGTACGGCAGCGGATCGGGCGTCCACGCGCTCACCAGCGGGCTCGAAGGCGCGTGGACCACCAAGCCGACGACGTGGGACAACGGGTACCTCGACAACCTGTTCGGGTACGAGTGGGAGCTGACGACGAGCCCCGCCGGGGCCAAGCAGTGGACCCCCACGGACCCCGCGGCCCGGGACACGGTGCCCGACGCCCACGACCCGTCCAAGCGGCACGCCCCGATGATGCTGACGACGGACCTCGCGCTGAAGATGGACCCGGTCTACGCCCCCATCGCGAAGAGCTTCCACGAGAACCCGGACAAGCTCGCGACGGCTTTCGCGAAGGCCTGGTACAAGCTGCTGCACCGCGATATGGGGCCCTTGTCGCGCTACCTCGGCCCGTGGGTCGCGGAACCGCAGCTGTGGCAGGACCCGGTTCCGGCGGTCGATCACCCCTTGGTCTCGGACGCGGACGTCGCCTCCCTCAAGGAACGGATCCTGGCCTCCGGGCTGTCCGTCCCCCAGCTGGTCACCACCGCCTGGGCCGCGGCGGCCAGCTTCCGCGGCACCGACAAGCGCGGTGGGGCGAACGGGGCGCGGATCCGGCTCGCGCCGCAGCGGGACTGGGAGAGCAACGCCCTGCCCGAGGTGACCGGGACGGTGGAGGCGCTCGACCGGATCCGGCAGGAGTTCAACGAATCGGCGGCCGGCGGCGCGAAGGTCTCGCTCGCCGACCTGATCGTCCTGGGCGGCTGCGCCGCCGTCGAGCGGGCCGCGAAGAACGCGGGGCGCGACATCACGGTCCCGTTCTCACCGGGTCGTACGGACGCCTCGCAGGAGCAGACCGACGCGGACTCGTTCGCCGTGCTCGAACCCCGGGCCGACGCGTTCCGCAACTACCTCCAGGAGGGCGAGAAGCTGGCCCCGGAGACCCTCATGCTGGACCGCGCCAACATGCTGACCCTCACCGCCCCCGAGATGACCGTCCTGATCGGCGGCATGCGGGCCCTGGGCACCGGATTCGGCGGATCCCGGCACGGTGAGTTCACGGACCGGCCCCAGACGCTGACGAACGACTTCTTCGTCAACCTGCTCGACATGGGCACGGAGTGGAAGGCCTCGGTCTCGGACGAGAACGTCTTCGAGGGCCGCGATCACTCCTCGGGTGAGGTCAAGTGGACGGCCACCGCCGTCGACCTCGTCTTCGGCTCGCACTCGCAGCTGCGCGCCCTCGCGGAGGTCTACGCGGCCCAGGACGCACAGGAGAAGTTCGTGCGCGACTTCGTCTCCGCGTGGGACAAGGTGATGAACCTGGACCGGTTCGACCTCCGCTGA
- a CDS encoding pyridoxal-phosphate dependent enzyme, protein MRYDSITEVIGNTPLVRIDPAVHGLRHIDLYAKLEMLNPFGSVKDRAAWNMARSRLPGARERGETVVELSSGNTAKALAVIAGMHGLSFKSVTNRMRIPEVKDLLLLLGAEIEELPGRSECLDPTDTEDPLTLFHQRLNESGTAHLHTDQYFNALNTAAHEAGTGPEIVADLDGRAPDWFLACVGTAGSSTGVARALRAHDPAVRVIGLVGEKSDFIPGIRNIDEVHEVGLFDPATYDTIESVGADDALDGMLTLVRRCGILAGPTGGAAYHGAVRHLRSFDAELRERRTAVFIVCDRVESYLGYVKQRRPELLGRPPARNSVSALSGAEVRAAQVIEVADAQKWIAAERPLVIDLRSSFAYAALHIDGSVNIVDELFDELVRGGLPFGKRQPVLLACPVGEQSARYAALLTRMGHPDVRSLAGGIIAWRDAGAPLVRD, encoded by the coding sequence ATGAGGTACGACAGCATCACCGAGGTCATCGGCAACACCCCGCTGGTCCGCATCGATCCGGCCGTGCACGGCCTGCGCCACATCGACCTCTACGCGAAGCTGGAGATGCTCAACCCCTTCGGCTCGGTCAAGGACCGGGCCGCGTGGAACATGGCCCGCTCCCGCCTGCCCGGCGCGCGGGAGCGCGGCGAGACGGTCGTCGAACTCTCCAGCGGCAACACGGCCAAGGCCCTCGCCGTGATCGCGGGCATGCACGGGCTGTCGTTCAAGAGCGTCACCAACCGCATGCGCATCCCGGAAGTCAAGGACCTGCTCCTGCTGCTGGGCGCCGAGATCGAGGAGCTGCCGGGGCGCAGCGAGTGCCTGGACCCGACGGACACCGAGGACCCGCTGACCCTCTTCCACCAGCGGCTGAACGAGTCCGGCACCGCCCATCTGCACACCGACCAGTACTTCAACGCGCTCAACACCGCGGCGCACGAGGCGGGTACGGGCCCGGAGATCGTGGCGGACCTGGACGGCCGGGCCCCTGACTGGTTCCTCGCCTGCGTCGGCACCGCCGGTTCCTCCACGGGCGTGGCCCGGGCCCTGCGCGCGCACGACCCGGCCGTACGGGTGATCGGGCTGGTGGGAGAGAAGTCGGACTTCATCCCCGGCATCCGCAACATAGACGAGGTCCACGAGGTGGGCCTCTTCGACCCGGCCACGTACGACACGATCGAGTCGGTCGGCGCCGACGACGCGCTCGACGGCATGCTCACGCTGGTCCGGCGCTGCGGCATCCTCGCCGGCCCCACCGGCGGCGCCGCGTACCACGGCGCCGTACGCCATCTGCGGTCCTTCGACGCGGAGTTGCGCGAGCGCAGGACCGCGGTCTTCATCGTCTGCGACCGGGTCGAGAGCTACCTCGGCTACGTCAAGCAGCGCCGCCCCGAGCTGCTGGGCCGACCGCCCGCCCGCAACTCCGTGTCCGCGCTCTCCGGTGCCGAGGTCCGGGCGGCGCAGGTCATCGAGGTGGCCGACGCGCAGAAGTGGATCGCGGCGGAGCGGCCGCTGGTGATCGACCTGCGCAGCTCCTTCGCGTACGCGGCCCTGCACATCGACGGATCGGTCAACATCGTCGACGAGCTCTTCGACGAACTCGTGCGGGGAGGGCTGCCGTTCGGCAAGCGGCAGCCCGTGCTGCTGGCCTGCCCGGTCGGCGAGCAGTCGGCGCGCTACGCCGCGCTGCTCACCCGGATGGGGCATCCCGACGTACGCAGCCTCGCGGGCGGGATCATCGCGTGGCGGGACGCGGGTGCCCCGCTGGTGCGTGACTGA
- a CDS encoding GNAT family N-acetyltransferase: MTAQQAPDFTQITRPRELSPELREQLVDCWARVINSGGAVIPPGLPLPPVDTGHTDPALGRLVGALDPRRTRILIATLGGALAGWLVLRRDPHPLVAHWGAVNHVMTHPDFRGRGIGRALMSRVRELARQEMGLEQLHIAVRSGLGLEEFYGRLGWHEIGRWPGSLRVAPDDDRDEILMYLAL, translated from the coding sequence ATGACCGCGCAACAGGCCCCCGATTTCACGCAGATCACCCGCCCCCGGGAACTCTCCCCCGAACTACGCGAGCAGCTCGTCGACTGCTGGGCACGAGTGATCAACAGCGGGGGCGCCGTCATCCCTCCGGGGCTCCCCCTGCCGCCGGTGGACACCGGTCACACCGACCCGGCCCTGGGGCGCCTCGTCGGTGCGCTCGATCCGCGGCGGACCCGGATCCTGATCGCCACCCTCGGGGGCGCTCTCGCGGGGTGGCTGGTTCTGCGCCGTGACCCCCATCCGCTCGTCGCGCACTGGGGAGCCGTCAACCACGTCATGACCCACCCCGACTTCCGCGGCCGGGGCATCGGCAGGGCGCTGATGAGCCGGGTCCGCGAGCTGGCCCGGCAGGAAATGGGGCTGGAGCAGCTGCACATCGCCGTCCGGTCCGGGCTGGGACTGGAAGAGTTCTACGGCCGCCTGGGCTGGCACGAGATCGGCCGCTGGCCCGGCAGCCTGCGGGTCGCGCCCGACGACGACCGCGACGAGATCCTCATGTACCTGGCCCTGTGA
- a CDS encoding class I SAM-dependent methyltransferase encodes MNVGSASGVGGVGTVAAASRWVERWERQQQRYAIDREERFTVISDVVERVTEGGGRPAPLLLDLGCGPGSLAARLAARMPAAEVVGVDADPLLLELGRAHHGAALRFAEARIGEPGWLDALLLERPVDAAVSTTALHYLGEATLRRTYRELAERIRPGGVLVNGDHLGPDSPKVHELAVDIGRRRAERQQALAHEDWDAWWSGVRADPELSPLLASRDRRTHPHCEGNELTLTDHLALLRESGFEHVGTVWQFGNSHVVVAVR; translated from the coding sequence ATGAACGTGGGCAGTGCGAGCGGCGTGGGCGGCGTGGGCACGGTGGCGGCGGCGAGTCGGTGGGTGGAGCGCTGGGAGCGGCAGCAGCAGCGCTACGCGATCGACCGCGAGGAGCGGTTCACCGTCATCTCGGACGTGGTCGAGCGCGTCACGGAGGGCGGCGGCCGGCCCGCCCCGCTCCTCCTGGACCTGGGCTGCGGGCCGGGGTCGCTGGCCGCGCGCCTGGCCGCCCGGATGCCCGCCGCCGAGGTCGTGGGCGTCGACGCCGATCCCCTCCTGCTGGAGCTGGGGCGGGCCCACCACGGAGCGGCCCTGCGCTTCGCGGAGGCCCGCATCGGGGAGCCGGGCTGGCTCGACGCCCTCCTGCTGGAGCGCCCGGTGGACGCCGCCGTCTCGACGACGGCCCTGCACTACCTCGGCGAGGCCACCCTGCGGCGCACGTACCGGGAGCTGGCCGAGCGGATCCGGCCCGGCGGGGTCCTCGTCAACGGAGACCACCTCGGCCCGGACTCCCCCAAGGTGCACGAGCTCGCCGTGGACATCGGCCGGCGGCGGGCCGAGCGCCAGCAGGCCCTGGCGCACGAGGACTGGGACGCGTGGTGGTCGGGCGTACGGGCCGACCCGGAGCTCTCGCCGCTCCTCGCCTCCCGCGACCGCCGCACCCACCCGCACTGCGAGGGCAACGAGCTGACCCTCACCGACCACCTCGCACTGCTGCGCGAGTCGGGCTTCGAGCACGTCGGCACGGTCTGGCAGTTCGGCAACAGCCACGTGGTGGTGGCGGTCCGCTGA
- a CDS encoding Y4yA family PLP-dependent enzyme has translation MDTGPLYLEPRLAPRLASLLGSAAFLHTLVDALGSPLNLLVPDQMAQNAEDFRAVYRRHRLGGQVFFAHKANRSRSLVRRLTTADAAVDVASVGELQHALGSGLTADRVMATGPKDPAFLWLAARSGATVNADGPGELESLAHLVRRHDLPRPKVLVRLSEFETSGPRMLSRRSRFGTSVKALAPLLDLLERHREFLDPIGVAYHLDTTSPDEKAIALEGCLRAMDDLRLRGFLPRVVDIGGGFGVSYLAHAAQWDRYTSELAAAVMGRRPPLTWGGHGYGLHAEGGTLRGALSLYPAHRPVAGAGYLDALLSQPAPTLGRALGTLLLESLYDLYTEPGRALADQCGLSLARVLEVRRTDTGPALVRLAMNANDVALEDHGILMDPVLVPRGGESAGPREPAGVHLMGNLCLEADLVTRRTVFLPRLPRPGDLLGFANTAGYCMDFGATHAQQHPVARKVAVRRSQDGDWRWCLDEEYWPVEEYGPVEEYGPITDSGGRA, from the coding sequence ATGGACACCGGCCCCCTGTACCTGGAACCGCGACTGGCGCCGCGGCTCGCCTCGCTGCTCGGCTCGGCCGCCTTCCTGCACACGCTCGTGGACGCCCTCGGCTCGCCCCTCAACCTCCTCGTACCGGACCAGATGGCGCAGAACGCCGAGGACTTCCGAGCCGTCTACCGCCGCCACCGGCTCGGCGGGCAGGTCTTCTTCGCCCACAAGGCCAACCGTTCCCGCTCCCTCGTCCGACGGCTCACCACGGCGGACGCCGCCGTGGACGTGGCGTCCGTCGGCGAGCTCCAGCACGCCCTCGGCTCCGGCCTGACGGCCGACCGCGTCATGGCGACCGGCCCCAAGGACCCGGCGTTCCTCTGGCTCGCCGCGCGCTCGGGCGCCACCGTGAACGCCGACGGCCCCGGTGAGCTGGAGTCCTTGGCGCACCTCGTACGCCGCCACGACCTGCCCCGCCCCAAGGTCCTGGTCCGACTGTCCGAGTTCGAGACGTCGGGACCCCGCATGCTCTCCCGCAGGAGCCGGTTCGGTACGTCCGTGAAGGCCCTCGCACCCCTGCTGGACCTGCTCGAACGCCACCGCGAGTTCCTGGACCCGATCGGCGTCGCGTACCACCTCGACACCACGAGCCCGGACGAGAAGGCCATCGCCCTCGAAGGCTGCCTGCGCGCCATGGACGACCTGCGCCTGCGGGGATTCCTGCCCCGCGTGGTCGACATCGGCGGCGGCTTCGGCGTCAGCTACCTCGCGCACGCCGCCCAGTGGGACCGCTACACGAGCGAGCTCGCCGCCGCGGTGATGGGCCGGCGCCCGCCGCTGACCTGGGGCGGCCACGGGTACGGTCTGCACGCCGAAGGGGGTACGCTGCGCGGCGCCCTGAGCCTGTACCCGGCCCACCGGCCGGTGGCCGGCGCCGGTTACCTCGACGCCCTCCTCTCGCAGCCCGCCCCGACCCTGGGCCGGGCCCTCGGGACCTTGCTGCTGGAGAGCCTGTACGACCTGTACACGGAGCCGGGCAGGGCCCTGGCCGACCAGTGCGGGCTGTCCCTGGCCCGGGTGCTGGAGGTACGCCGTACGGACACCGGCCCCGCGCTCGTACGCCTCGCCATGAACGCGAACGACGTGGCCCTGGAGGACCACGGGATCCTGATGGACCCCGTGCTCGTCCCCCGCGGGGGCGAATCGGCAGGCCCCCGGGAGCCGGCCGGCGTCCACCTCATGGGGAACCTCTGCCTGGAGGCGGATCTGGTCACCCGCAGAACGGTGTTCCTGCCGCGGCTGCCGCGCCCGGGCGATCTGCTCGGCTTCGCCAACACCGCGGGCTACTGCATGGACTTCGGTGCCACGCACGCCCAACAGCATCCGGTGGCGCGGAAGGTGGCCGTCCGCCGGTCGCAGGACGGCGACTGGCGCTGGTGTCTGGACGAGGAGTACTGGCCGGTCGAGGAGTACGGGCCGGTCGAGGAGTACGGGCCGATCACCGATTCGGGGGGACGGGCATGA
- a CDS encoding aminotransferase class V-fold PLP-dependent enzyme, which yields MTETADVLEELGPWQRPLRAQFPIIVAHPELAYLDSAATAQKPQAVLDAVQHYLATSNANAGRGSYPWANATTAAVERAGDRVKEFLGDPAPDRSSVHFTSGTSEGLRTVARDWLADLLTDGDEIVVPFADHEANLAPWLEVRELLERQGVKVRVRELPYQDSSGDYDPAALAASVGPRTRFVAATHVHHVYGVDMNVHRIRRVVGPDVPICLDAAQSVGHVPFSVAGLDVDFVVFSGHKAMALPGTGAVWARGRRGPRLRPGGWAGTPNTVGIVSLAAALDWLDAAGTDRIEAWTVALAARLTDGLSRLGAYEVLGCRSSLAAGSDVQRRRSIVTFRHRGIPSRDLGFILYSHGFMVRSDGHCQAGAGDADGSVRVSLHVHNTSEEIEKLVATLSSLQ from the coding sequence ATGACCGAGACGGCCGATGTCCTGGAGGAGCTGGGCCCGTGGCAGCGTCCGCTGCGCGCCCAGTTCCCGATCATCGTGGCCCATCCGGAGCTGGCGTACCTGGACAGCGCGGCCACCGCGCAGAAGCCCCAGGCCGTACTGGACGCCGTACAGCACTACCTCGCCACCTCCAACGCCAACGCGGGCCGCGGGTCGTACCCCTGGGCCAACGCGACGACCGCGGCGGTGGAGCGGGCCGGCGACCGGGTGAAGGAGTTCCTGGGCGATCCGGCGCCGGACCGCTCGTCCGTGCACTTCACGAGCGGGACCTCCGAGGGGCTGCGGACCGTCGCCCGGGACTGGCTGGCGGATCTGCTCACCGACGGGGACGAGATCGTCGTCCCGTTCGCCGACCACGAGGCGAATCTGGCGCCGTGGCTGGAGGTGCGGGAGCTGCTGGAGCGGCAGGGCGTCAAGGTCCGCGTCCGCGAGCTGCCGTACCAGGACAGCTCCGGCGACTACGATCCGGCGGCGCTCGCGGCCTCGGTGGGCCCGCGTACCCGCTTCGTGGCGGCCACCCATGTGCACCACGTGTACGGCGTCGACATGAACGTGCACCGGATACGCCGGGTGGTCGGGCCGGACGTCCCGATCTGCCTCGACGCCGCGCAGAGCGTCGGGCACGTGCCGTTCTCCGTGGCCGGGCTCGACGTGGACTTCGTGGTGTTCTCCGGGCACAAGGCCATGGCGCTGCCCGGTACGGGCGCGGTCTGGGCCCGCGGCCGGCGGGGGCCGCGGCTGCGCCCGGGCGGGTGGGCCGGTACCCCGAACACCGTCGGCATCGTGAGCCTCGCGGCCGCCCTGGACTGGCTCGACGCGGCCGGTACGGACCGGATCGAGGCGTGGACGGTGGCGCTGGCGGCCCGGCTGACGGACGGCCTGAGCCGGCTGGGCGCGTACGAGGTGCTCGGCTGCCGCTCCAGTCTGGCGGCCGGCTCCGACGTGCAGCGGCGGCGGAGCATCGTGACGTTCCGCCATCGCGGGATCCCCTCGCGCGACCTCGGGTTCATCCTGTACAGCCACGGGTTCATGGTGCGCTCCGACGGTCACTGCCAGGCGGGAGCCGGGGATGCGGACGGCTCGGTGCGGGTCAGCCTGCACGTCCACAACACTTCGGAGGAGATCGAGAAGTTGGTCGCCACCCTCAGCAGTCTGCAATGA
- a CDS encoding SpoIIE family protein phosphatase, which produces MKTDPMAGADDASPEVLALAKVVARLRAELAELEGLAATTAVVERAKGVLMARDGLTADEAHEALAAAADLRGRTLMEECWIVLGGMRSRPRPAKAAPAPPPTVGGDPPPGAGPVSGPGRPAATRGDAPWHGLLAGLAASLAGARSPQDTAGILRAALRVPLGVEGVMIYRLDEAGRLGLIGHAGIDAVLAAQWQDVPPMSGVAAVEVIASGEPRWLQDPERDAEDYRLIGPPHRWPTRAWLPVPGEERVSGAIGFLRSVPDPFDAAHRALLVQAVRLCGGSLRVLERHADGPADEQVAAVQKIFDVLSGAAILLSPLRSPTGEVEDYRIEAAAPESVDVAGRRGKELVGRRVLETYPTVAGTPLWHGYLDALETGSAYEGEPFSYREVVAGVPETSRYSVRATRLAGRLVVSWIRHDAGVREASRLAAVQRLGNLGWADWNLITDTINWSEQVYAIFDRPPEQGPMTLEELPRHLVPDDLPALAEAVRRLLGEGAPIDQPFRITTAGGVRHLRIVAEAETDAFGTPVEVHGFFQDLSQQRDAELALRESERAVLVQRGVLKAERAIAARLQHALLPVPEQSIELVGLRVDIAYMPSDSGVNVGGDWYSAIELPDGSALFVVGDVAGHGLDAVGTMAQLRFTAKGMIITGSALPDAMARLNTLLLHTAAGVSSAATATMIMARYWPAERRLAWVRAGHPPPLLVRGGEARFLPQPEGILLGASADSRYAQETLELEPGDHLLLYTDGLIEVPEESMDRGLGRLAEAAAEAMGGGSQEPLARLLAELRPAGRDDVCVLDIRVPQC; this is translated from the coding sequence GTGAAGACGGATCCAATGGCCGGCGCGGACGACGCCTCGCCCGAGGTACTGGCCCTGGCCAAGGTCGTGGCGCGGCTGCGGGCCGAGCTGGCGGAGCTGGAAGGTCTCGCCGCGACGACCGCGGTGGTGGAGCGCGCCAAGGGCGTGCTGATGGCGCGGGACGGCCTGACCGCGGACGAGGCCCACGAGGCCCTGGCCGCGGCGGCCGACCTGCGGGGCCGGACCCTCATGGAGGAGTGCTGGATCGTCCTGGGCGGTATGCGGTCCCGGCCCCGCCCCGCGAAGGCGGCGCCCGCCCCGCCCCCGACGGTGGGCGGCGACCCGCCCCCGGGCGCCGGACCGGTCTCCGGACCCGGCCGCCCTGCCGCCACCCGCGGTGACGCCCCCTGGCACGGGCTCCTGGCCGGCCTGGCGGCTTCCCTGGCGGGCGCCCGGAGCCCGCAGGACACCGCCGGGATCCTGCGCGCGGCGCTCCGCGTCCCGCTCGGGGTGGAAGGCGTGATGATCTACAGGCTGGACGAGGCGGGGCGGCTGGGGCTCATCGGGCACGCCGGGATCGACGCGGTGCTCGCCGCGCAGTGGCAGGACGTCCCCCCGATGAGCGGCGTCGCCGCCGTGGAGGTGATCGCCTCGGGCGAGCCGCGCTGGCTTCAGGACCCGGAGCGGGACGCGGAGGACTACCGGCTCATCGGACCGCCCCACCGCTGGCCCACCCGCGCCTGGCTCCCCGTCCCCGGCGAGGAACGCGTCAGCGGGGCCATCGGGTTCCTCCGGAGCGTCCCCGACCCCTTCGACGCGGCCCACCGGGCGCTGCTGGTCCAGGCCGTACGGCTGTGCGGGGGGTCCCTGCGCGTCCTGGAGCGCCACGCGGACGGTCCCGCGGACGAGCAGGTGGCCGCGGTCCAGAAGATCTTCGACGTCCTGTCCGGCGCGGCGATCCTCCTCTCGCCGCTGCGCTCGCCGACGGGCGAGGTGGAGGACTACCGGATCGAGGCCGCCGCTCCGGAGTCGGTGGACGTGGCGGGCCGCCGCGGCAAGGAACTCGTGGGCCGGCGCGTCCTGGAGACCTATCCCACCGTCGCGGGCACGCCCCTGTGGCACGGCTACCTCGACGCCCTGGAGACCGGGAGCGCCTACGAGGGCGAGCCGTTCTCGTACCGCGAAGTGGTGGCAGGCGTCCCCGAGACCTCCCGCTACTCCGTACGGGCGACACGGCTGGCCGGGCGGCTGGTCGTCTCCTGGATCCGCCACGACGCCGGGGTGCGCGAGGCGAGCCGCCTCGCCGCGGTGCAGCGCCTGGGCAACCTCGGCTGGGCGGACTGGAACCTGATCACGGACACGATCAACTGGTCCGAACAGGTGTACGCGATCTTCGACCGGCCGCCCGAGCAGGGTCCCATGACCCTGGAGGAGCTCCCGCGCCACCTCGTACCGGACGACCTGCCGGCGCTCGCCGAGGCCGTGCGGCGGCTGCTCGGCGAGGGGGCCCCGATCGACCAGCCCTTCCGCATCACCACCGCCGGCGGCGTGCGCCACCTGCGCATCGTCGCGGAAGCCGAGACGGACGCCTTCGGCACCCCCGTGGAGGTGCACGGCTTCTTCCAGGACCTCTCGCAGCAGCGGGACGCGGAGCTCGCCCTGCGGGAGAGCGAGCGGGCCGTCCTCGTCCAGCGGGGCGTGCTCAAGGCCGAACGGGCCATCGCCGCCCGGCTCCAGCACGCGCTGCTGCCGGTCCCCGAGCAGTCGATCGAACTGGTGGGGCTGCGCGTCGACATCGCGTACATGCCCTCCGACAGCGGGGTGAACGTCGGAGGCGACTGGTACAGCGCCATCGAACTCCCCGACGGCAGCGCCCTGTTCGTCGTCGGAGACGTCGCGGGCCATGGGCTGGACGCCGTCGGGACCATGGCCCAGCTGCGGTTCACCGCCAAGGGCATGATCATCACCGGCTCGGCGCTGCCGGACGCCATGGCCCGCCTCAACACGCTGCTCCTGCACACCGCCGCCGGCGTCTCGTCCGCCGCCACGGCCACCATGATCATGGCCCGCTACTGGCCGGCGGAGCGGCGTCTGGCCTGGGTGCGGGCGGGACACCCGCCGCCCCTGCTGGTCCGCGGCGGCGAGGCGCGCTTCCTGCCCCAGCCGGAGGGAATCCTGCTCGGAGCGTCCGCCGACTCCAGGTACGCGCAGGAGACGCTGGAGCTGGAGCCCGGCGATCACCTGCTCCTGTACACGGACGGGCTGATCGAGGTGCCGGAGGAGAGCATGGACCGCGGACTCGGGCGGCTCGCCGAGGCCGCCGCCGAGGCCATGGGCGGGGGGAGCCAGGAGCCGCTCGCGCGGCTCCTGGCCGAACTGCGGCCCGCCGGGCGGGACGACGTGTGCGTCCTGGACATCCGCGTACCGCAGTGCTGA